One window of Mauremys reevesii isolate NIE-2019 linkage group 4, ASM1616193v1, whole genome shotgun sequence genomic DNA carries:
- the LOC120404921 gene encoding olfactory receptor 5AS1-like isoform X1 translates to MTILQNLSDLTEFVLFGLTHCPEVEVVLFVLFLAIYVTTLVGNIGIIMLIYINSCLQTPMYFFLSNLAFLDLSYSSAIAPKMLVNFLAQSKTISFAGCAMQMYLFAAFADAECLILAAMAYDRYVAICNPLLYMPIMSRRVCVSLIAGAYISGSVSSLVHTSLTFSLSFCGSNVINHFFCDIPPLLALSCSDTHINEILLFALCGFIQTSTFLVILVSYAYVLAAILRIHSTEGRHKAFNTCTSHLIAVALFYGTLLFMYLRPSSSYSLDADKVVSVFYTVVFPMLNPLIYSLRNKEVKDALMRILERKQFSQ, encoded by the exons ATGACAATTTTGCAGA ATTTGTCAGACT TGACTGAGTTCGTCCTCTTTGGCCTCACCCATTGTCCGGAGGTGGAGGTGGTCCTGTTCGTTCTGTTTCTAGCCATCTATGTCACCACTTTGGTGGGGAACATTGGCATCATCATGCTAATTTATATCAATTCCTGCCTTCAGACCCCCATGTACTTTTTTCTCAGCAACCTGGCCTTCCTAGACCTTAGCTACTCCTCTGCCATTGCTCCCAAAATGCTGGTGAACTTCCTAGCACAAAGCAAGACCATTTCCTTTGCTGGCTGTGCAATGCAAATGtatctctttgctgcttttgcagatgcCGAGTGCCTCATATTGGCTGCAATGGCATATGACCGTTATGTGGCCATCTGTAACCCGCTGCTCTATATGCCCATCATGTCCCGTAGAGTCTGTGTTTCTCTAATAGCAGGGGCATATATCAGTGGCAGTGTGAGCTCACTGGTCCATACTTCTTTGACATTCAGTCTGTCATTCTGTGGCTCCAATGTCATCAATCATTTCTTCTGCGACATCCCCCCACTGCTAGCGCTCTCCTGCTCTGACACTCACATCAATGAAATCCTCCTCTTCGCCTTGTGTGGCTTTATCCAGACCAGCACCTTTTTGGTCATCCTCGTCTCCTACGCCTATGTCCTTGCCGCCATCCTGAGGATCCACTCCACCGAGGGCAGGCACAAAGCCTTCAACACCTGTACCTCTCACCTGATCGCTGTGGCCTTATTCTATGGGACTCTTCTATTCATGTATTTACGGCCCAGCTCCAGTTACTCGCTGGATGCAGACAAAGTGGTTTCTGTGTTTTACACTGTGGTCTTTCCAATGCTGAACCCtctgatctacagcctgaggaacaaggaagTGAAGGACGCCCTGATGAGAATTTTAGAAAGAAAACAGTTTTCCCAGTGA
- the LOC120404921 gene encoding olfactory receptor 5AS1-like isoform X2: MPRGNHTTVTEFVLFGLTHCPEVEVVLFVLFLAIYVTTLVGNIGIIMLIYINSCLQTPMYFFLSNLAFLDLSYSSAIAPKMLVNFLAQSKTISFAGCAMQMYLFAAFADAECLILAAMAYDRYVAICNPLLYMPIMSRRVCVSLIAGAYISGSVSSLVHTSLTFSLSFCGSNVINHFFCDIPPLLALSCSDTHINEILLFALCGFIQTSTFLVILVSYAYVLAAILRIHSTEGRHKAFNTCTSHLIAVALFYGTLLFMYLRPSSSYSLDADKVVSVFYTVVFPMLNPLIYSLRNKEVKDALMRILERKQFSQ, encoded by the coding sequence ATGCCCAGGGGAAACCACACTACAGTGACTGAGTTCGTCCTCTTTGGCCTCACCCATTGTCCGGAGGTGGAGGTGGTCCTGTTCGTTCTGTTTCTAGCCATCTATGTCACCACTTTGGTGGGGAACATTGGCATCATCATGCTAATTTATATCAATTCCTGCCTTCAGACCCCCATGTACTTTTTTCTCAGCAACCTGGCCTTCCTAGACCTTAGCTACTCCTCTGCCATTGCTCCCAAAATGCTGGTGAACTTCCTAGCACAAAGCAAGACCATTTCCTTTGCTGGCTGTGCAATGCAAATGtatctctttgctgcttttgcagatgcCGAGTGCCTCATATTGGCTGCAATGGCATATGACCGTTATGTGGCCATCTGTAACCCGCTGCTCTATATGCCCATCATGTCCCGTAGAGTCTGTGTTTCTCTAATAGCAGGGGCATATATCAGTGGCAGTGTGAGCTCACTGGTCCATACTTCTTTGACATTCAGTCTGTCATTCTGTGGCTCCAATGTCATCAATCATTTCTTCTGCGACATCCCCCCACTGCTAGCGCTCTCCTGCTCTGACACTCACATCAATGAAATCCTCCTCTTCGCCTTGTGTGGCTTTATCCAGACCAGCACCTTTTTGGTCATCCTCGTCTCCTACGCCTATGTCCTTGCCGCCATCCTGAGGATCCACTCCACCGAGGGCAGGCACAAAGCCTTCAACACCTGTACCTCTCACCTGATCGCTGTGGCCTTATTCTATGGGACTCTTCTATTCATGTATTTACGGCCCAGCTCCAGTTACTCGCTGGATGCAGACAAAGTGGTTTCTGTGTTTTACACTGTGGTCTTTCCAATGCTGAACCCtctgatctacagcctgaggaacaaggaagTGAAGGACGCCCTGATGAGAATTTTAGAAAGAAAACAGTTTTCCCAGTGA
- the LOC120404534 gene encoding LOW QUALITY PROTEIN: olfactory receptor 1019-like (The sequence of the model RefSeq protein was modified relative to this genomic sequence to represent the inferred CDS: deleted 1 base in 1 codon) yields MAGDNDTAVTEFFLLGLTDQPKVQVALFVVFLSIYVIALVGNLGMIILIRTDPRLHSPMYFFLSNLSFIDICSTSTITPKMLSTLCNEKIISLSGCMAQQFFYSGVVSLEAIMLAVMAYDRYVAVCNPLIYNTVMSHAVCLWLVTGSYAAGFTTAVVQVSCTFSLSFCNSNKIQHFFCDIHPLLKLSCTDIHINEIVLFTFSLVIGLPTSLQILISYSYILSTILQILSAEGRSKAFSTCASHLTAVTVFYGSTLFIYLHPTASYSLDSNMVLSVFYTMVIPMLNPLIYSLRNKEVKRAIRKTISKRISL; encoded by the exons ATGGCTGGGGACAATGATACTGCAGTAACAGAGTTCTTCCTCCTGGGTCTAACAGACCAGCCCAAGGTGCAGGTCGCTCTTTTTGTGGTGTTTCTATCCATATACGTTATCGCCCTGGTGGGAAATCTGGGGATGATCATCTTAATCAGGACTGACCCACGACTCCAttcccccatgtacttcttcctcagTAACTTGTCCTTCATAGATATTTGCAGCACCTCAACCATCACCCCCAAGATGCTGTCGACCTTATGCAATGAGAAGATCATTTCTCTTTCTGGGTGCATGGCACAGCAGTTCTTCTATTCAGGGGTCGTATCCTTGGAAGCCATCATGTTGGCAGTGATGGCGTATGATCGCTATGTCGCAGTATGTAATCCCCTGATTTATAATACAGTGATGTCCCATGCAGTTTGCCTTTGGCTCGTCACCGGTTCCTACGCTGCTGGCTTCACCACCGCTGTTGTCCAAGTCAGCTGCACCTTCAGTTTATCATTCTGCAACTCCAACAAGATCCAGCAT TTCTTCTGTGACATCCACCCGCTGCTGAAACTCTCCTGCACTGACATCCACATCAACGAGATTGTGCTCTTTACATTCAGCTTGGTCATTGGCTTGCCCACTTCCCTGCAAATCCTCATCTCCTACTCATACATACTCTCTACCATCCTGCAGATCCTCTCTGCTGAGGGCAGgagcaaagccttctccacctgtgcctctcatCTGACGGCCGTCACTGTGTTTTACGGGAGtactttgtttatatatttacacCCTACTGCCAGCTATTCACTGGACAGCAACATGGTGCTTTCTGTGTTCTACACCATGGTGATCCCCATGCTGAATCCcctgatctacagcctgaggaacaaggaggtgaagcGAGCCATCAGGAAAACCATCAGCAAGAGGATTTCTTTGTAA